The Clostridia bacterium genomic sequence TCGAGACGCTCGCTGCGAGTTTGCCGCTGACAAGGCCGGCACCACCTGTCCGGTTCGAAGGCCGGGTTTTCGTCGTTACCGGCCGGTTTGCTTGGGGCAGCCGGAGCAAACTCATGAAAGAGATAACGGCGCACGGCGGAGTGGGTGCGGAATCGATAACACGAAAAACCGATTATCTCGTGATAGGTACCTTCGGAAGCCGGGATTGGCTGCATGGCAGCTACGGCACCAAAATTCAGAACGCGATTGACTACGCGGGCCGGTATGGTCGGCTGGCGA encodes the following:
- a CDS encoding BRCT domain-containing protein is translated as MIGLLRGIVADDIVSPREVEKLAEWLLVNQEASVVWPIDVVLDRVGQVLEDGIIDDEEREDLLAIISEIVGAPDHSPFETLAASLPLTRPAPPVRFEGRVFVVTGRFAWGSRSKLMKEITAHGGVGAESITRKTDYLVIGTFGSRDWLHGSYGTKIQNAIDYAGRYGRLAIISEEHWINSLVG